The DNA segment CTTACATAAATAATTCCAGACTGTTTGGTAAACTTCAGGATATCATAGATTTTCTGGAATTTATCGGAAACTTCTTCTGTAAGAATTCTGATATTTTCCCTCTTAAAACTCCTTTGGAAAATCTGGGGATTTTTAAGTTCAAGCTTTGCTCTTATTTCATCCAAAACTTTCGGTGTTGCCGTTGCCGTTAAGGCCAGACAGGATATTTTAGGATTATTTCTTCTAAATTCCTTGATGTTCTGATAGCTTGGCCTGAAATCCTGCCCCCACTCTGAAATACAGTGTGCCTCATCCACTGCAATAAAAGACAATTGAATTTCTTCAATATTTTGAAGAAACTGTTTATTGGTAAGTCTTTCAGGAGAGATATAAAGCAATTTGGTCAACCCTTCCTTGCAACGGTTATAGATGCCTTCTGCATCATATTCATCCAGTTCAGAAGACAAATATTCAGCTTCAATCCCTCTTGATTTCAGTTGGCTTACCTGGTCTTTCATTAATGCCAGAAGTGGTGAAATTACCAGGCAGGTTCCTTCTTTTAATAATGAAGGAAGCTGATAGCAGAGTGATTTTCCTGCACCTGTTGGTAAAAGGACAAGTGTGTCTTTTTCATTAATAACAGAATCAATAATGGCTTCCTGGGAATCCCGGAAGTTATCATAACCCCAAAAATATTTTAAGGTTTTGAATTTTAATTCTTGAAAATCTTGTTGGGAAATCATGGGATAAAAATAGTGAAACTAAGCTGACAAAAAAAGCCACGCTTTGCGTGACTTTAATATTATTTTATAAAATTTAAATACTATTTAGCCTCAAAATAAACCCTTCTGTTGGCTCTGTTTTTCCATTCAGGGCATTTTGTAGCTGGATTACATTCAGGATATTTAAGATCTTTTTCACCTCTTCCTACAGCATTTAATTTATCCGACTGTACACCGTTTTGGATTAAATAATCTTTAACGTTATTTGCTCTTCTTTCAGATAATTTTTGGTTATATGTTTCAGAAGCTCTTGTATCCGTTGCTCCGATCACGGTATAAGTTCCGCTTGAAGAATTAATATAATTAACGGCATTGTTCAGGATAGGAGTGTTTGAAGGTAAGATTCTGTCTGAATTTAAATCAAATTCAATTCCTTCCAATTTTGTTTCTTGCTCTTCAACAAATCCTTTATCTACTGACGTTGATGTTGTAGGACATCCATTGTTTTCAACAGGTCCCGGAACCGTTACACATTTATCGTAGAGATCAATTATCCCATCAAGATCAGTGTCAAGCGCAACACCGGCACCGTCTACCCTTGCTCCTGCAGGAGTGTCAAGTTGTCTGTCCCAGTCATCACAAACGCCGTCGTTATCAAGATCTCCTTTTTTACATACTTCAATATCCTGGTTTTTACTGGCCAGAACATCTAGTTTATAATACATTTCCTGAAGCGGATCATGCCACATCAAATGAGATTCATGTTTTCCTAATTTCAATGAAACTCCTAATGTTGCATTAAAGAAATTATCGGATACCTGTTCTTCTCTTTGGTTGATAGCACTGTATTTATCACCTCCACCATCAAACTCATCATCACCT comes from the Chryseobacterium nepalense genome and includes:
- a CDS encoding OmpA family protein gives rise to the protein MKLSLAIVALALAVPATGFAQDSTAVSSSREYPNTFSSGSANISPFTNKSKRFNDWAISFGVGVPLVQSADLTSIKNGNGKDLFGYSAYVSIDKAITHAFGINLQYDRGETRQGWFNTKKDAPSNASTYQQVGARTQYDAISLLGDINLSNLFRRVDNHSPYRWAFHGYAGLGTLAYRAYQKDETGDRMVAEVKPFKLGSMFAQAGAGLKFKVNRRIDLEGRVMYAITGDDEFDGGGDKYSAINQREEQVSDNFFNATLGVSLKLGKHESHLMWHDPLQEMYYKLDVLASKNQDIEVCKKGDLDNDGVCDDWDRQLDTPAGARVDGAGVALDTDLDGIIDLYDKCVTVPGPVENNGCPTTSTSVDKGFVEEQETKLEGIEFDLNSDRILPSNTPILNNAVNYINSSSGTYTVIGATDTRASETYNQKLSERRANNVKDYLIQNGVQSDKLNAVGRGEKDLKYPECNPATKCPEWKNRANRRVYFEAK